TGTTGTCGATGGTATACGGGCAATTAAAGAGCTCCCACTGAACCAATACTTAGTTAATTCAAAGGATTAACCAAATTTAACGATATATGAATAAGCCTTTCTTTTTCCAGATCTGTTTCTTTTTGCTTACGCTCACGTTTTCCCTGCCTTCGCCGGGGCAGCAGCTTCCAAAGAAAAAGCAAGTACTAAAGCAAATGCGGCTCGCAAATCAATACTTCATGGATAAGTGGCCCGATGCCGGGAAGGTAATAGTGACCAACAAGGCCCGTCCCAGTAATATCTGGACCCGTGCCGTTTACTACGAAGGCCTGATGGCCCTTTACGCGATGGATAAAAAGAAAGCGTATTATAACTATGCAGTACAATGGGGTGATAAACATAACTGGGGCTTAGCCAATGGTGTCGCTACACGCAATGCCGATAATCATTGTGCGGGGCAGACCTATATCGATCTGTACCTGATTGATAAAAAGCCTGCGCGGATCAGGGATATTAAAGAGAGTATCGACCTCATGGTCAAAAGCGATAAGAAAGACGACTGGTGGTGGATTGATGCATTACAGATGGCGATGCCGGTGTTTACCCGACTCGGAGTACTTTATCAGGATACCTCTTACTTCCGTAAGATGTATGATCTGTACAGCTATACCAAACATACTCACGGAGGGAACGGCCTGTATAATCCGGAAGATAAACTTTGGTGGAGAGATAAGGATTTTGTTCCGCCATATAAGGAACCTAATGGAGAGGATTGCTACTGGTCGAGAGGGAACGGGTGGGTTGTGGCTGCTTTGGTTCGCACCCTTCAAATGCTTCCTCATTCCGACCCGCATTATGCCGAATACCTTCAGGATTATAAGGACATGATGCAGGCCGTGTT
The window above is part of the Arcticibacter tournemirensis genome. Proteins encoded here:
- a CDS encoding glycoside hydrolase family 88 protein encodes the protein MNKPFFFQICFFLLTLTFSLPSPGQQLPKKKQVLKQMRLANQYFMDKWPDAGKVIVTNKARPSNIWTRAVYYEGLMALYAMDKKKAYYNYAVQWGDKHNWGLANGVATRNADNHCAGQTYIDLYLIDKKPARIRDIKESIDLMVKSDKKDDWWWIDALQMAMPVFTRLGVLYQDTSYFRKMYDLYSYTKHTHGGNGLYNPEDKLWWRDKDFVPPYKEPNGEDCYWSRGNGWVVAALVRTLQMLPHSDPHYAEYLQDYKDMMQAVLPLQRSDGFWNVSLHDPSHFGGKETSGTSLFVYGMAWGMNQGVLDRSVYLSPAVKAWNALAAESVHENGALGYVQGTGKEPKDGQPVSYTHMPDFEDYGLGCFLLAGTEVYKLKK